Proteins from one Streptomyces genisteinicus genomic window:
- a CDS encoding acyl-CoA dehydrogenase family protein, whose amino-acid sequence MAGSADFDLYRPSEEHDMLRETVRSLTEAKIAPFAAAVDEEARFPQEALDALVASDLHAVHVPESYGGAGADALATVIVIEEVARACVSSSLIPAVNKLGSLPVILSGSEELKKKYLGPLAKGDAMFSYCLSEPDAGSDAAGMKTRAVRDGDFWVLNGVKRWITNAGVSDFYTVMAVTDPEKRSKGISAFVVEKSDEGVSFGAPEKKLGIKGSPTREVYLDNVRIPADRMIGAEGTGFATAMKTLDHTRITIAAQALGVAQGALDYAKGYVQERKQFGKPIADFQGIQFMLADMAMKIEAARQLTYAAAAKSERVAAGGAEGDLTFQGAAAKCFASDVAMEVTTDAVQLLGGYGYTRDYPVERMMRDAKITQIYEGTNQVQRIVMARNLP is encoded by the coding sequence TTGGCAGGATCGGCCGACTTCGATCTGTACCGCCCGTCCGAAGAGCACGACATGCTCCGCGAGACGGTCCGCTCCCTGACCGAGGCGAAGATCGCACCCTTCGCCGCGGCGGTGGACGAGGAGGCCCGCTTCCCGCAGGAGGCGCTCGACGCGCTCGTCGCCTCCGACCTGCACGCCGTGCACGTCCCGGAGTCCTACGGCGGCGCCGGCGCCGACGCGCTCGCCACCGTCATCGTGATCGAGGAGGTGGCCCGCGCCTGCGTCTCCTCCTCCCTGATCCCCGCGGTCAACAAGCTGGGCTCGCTGCCGGTGATCCTCTCCGGCTCCGAGGAGCTGAAGAAGAAGTACCTGGGCCCGCTGGCCAAGGGCGACGCGATGTTCTCGTACTGCCTCTCCGAGCCGGACGCCGGTTCGGACGCGGCGGGCATGAAGACCCGCGCGGTCCGCGACGGCGACTTCTGGGTCCTCAACGGCGTGAAGCGCTGGATCACCAACGCCGGCGTCTCCGACTTCTACACGGTGATGGCCGTCACCGACCCCGAGAAGCGCTCCAAGGGCATCAGCGCCTTCGTGGTCGAGAAGTCCGACGAGGGCGTCTCCTTCGGCGCCCCGGAGAAGAAGCTCGGCATCAAGGGCTCCCCGACCCGCGAGGTCTACCTCGACAACGTCCGCATCCCCGCCGACCGCATGATCGGCGCGGAGGGCACGGGCTTCGCCACCGCGATGAAGACCCTGGACCACACCCGCATCACCATCGCCGCGCAGGCCCTCGGTGTCGCGCAGGGCGCCCTCGACTACGCCAAGGGCTACGTCCAGGAGCGCAAGCAGTTCGGCAAGCCGATCGCCGACTTCCAGGGCATCCAGTTCATGCTCGCGGACATGGCCATGAAGATCGAGGCCGCCCGCCAGCTGACCTACGCGGCCGCCGCGAAGTCCGAGCGCGTCGCCGCCGGAGGTGCAGAAGGGGACCTCACCTTCCAGGGCGCCGCGGCCAAGTGCTTCGCCTCCGACGTCGCGATGGAGGTCACCACCGACGCGGTCCAGCTCCTGGGCGGCTACGGCTACACCCGCGACTACCCGGTCGAGCGCATGATGCGCGACGCCAAGATCACCCAGATCTACGAGGGCACCAACCAGGTCCAGCGCATCGTGATGGCGAGGAACCTGCCGTAA
- a CDS encoding N-acetylmuramoyl-L-alanine amidase, producing MRHHATPARHIPAVLTAVLGLTLTALAPAAQASPAAPAPPTVAAAFTAAAEEYDVPRDLLVAVGYGESRLDGHDGQPSQARGYGVMHLVDNPRQQTLREASRLTGLPAATLRHDTAANIRGGAAVLRARADAAGLTGAERDRPAAWYEAVARYGGSPDDRAARFYADGVYDILVQGVTARAEDGSAVTVRPTAVEPDRGDYADAAPLVAAPDYPSALWVPASTSNYKVGRTSAITAVVVHVTQGSYAGTISWIQNPTSQVSAHYVVRSSDGQVTQMVREKDTAWHAKSGNPYSVGIEHEGWVDQPSWFTDAMYRSSAALTRSIADRYNIPKDRAHIVGHVEVPGNDHTDPGPHWDWNRYMQLVGGSTTAPPQLTFSSYATLRNGSTGAQVSAAQWLLEAQGHDVGQVDGQFGSGTAAAVRAFQTAKGLSADSTVGPKTWTALLSAGARPALKQGSTGEAVQRVQRALTAALGRTVAADGIFGSGTAQAVRDYQSTRGLDPDSEVGPLTWGALQAGR from the coding sequence GTGAGACACCATGCGACACCGGCACGGCACATCCCGGCGGTGCTCACCGCCGTACTCGGTCTGACCCTGACAGCCCTCGCGCCCGCGGCTCAGGCCAGCCCGGCGGCCCCGGCCCCGCCCACCGTGGCGGCCGCCTTCACGGCCGCCGCAGAGGAGTACGACGTCCCCAGGGACCTGCTCGTCGCGGTCGGGTACGGCGAGAGCCGGCTCGACGGACACGACGGGCAGCCCAGCCAGGCCCGCGGGTACGGGGTGATGCACCTCGTCGACAACCCGCGTCAGCAGACCCTGCGCGAGGCGTCGAGGCTCACCGGCCTCCCCGCCGCGACCCTGCGCCACGACACCGCCGCCAACATCCGCGGCGGCGCCGCCGTCCTGCGCGCCCGCGCCGACGCCGCCGGGCTCACCGGCGCCGAACGCGACCGCCCCGCCGCCTGGTACGAGGCGGTGGCGCGCTACGGCGGATCCCCCGACGACCGCGCCGCCCGTTTCTACGCCGACGGCGTCTACGACATCCTCGTCCAGGGCGTCACCGCCCGCGCCGAGGACGGCTCCGCGGTCACCGTCCGGCCCACGGCCGTCGAGCCGGACCGTGGCGACTACGCCGACGCGGCCCCGCTCGTCGCCGCCCCCGACTACCCGTCCGCGCTCTGGGTCCCGGCCAGCACCAGCAACTACAAGGTGGGGCGCACCTCCGCGATCACGGCGGTCGTGGTGCACGTCACCCAGGGCTCGTACGCCGGCACCATCAGCTGGATCCAGAACCCCACGTCCCAGGTCAGCGCGCACTACGTGGTGCGTTCCTCGGACGGCCAGGTGACGCAGATGGTCCGCGAGAAGGACACCGCCTGGCACGCCAAGTCCGGCAACCCGTACTCCGTCGGCATCGAGCACGAGGGCTGGGTCGACCAGCCGTCCTGGTTCACCGACGCGATGTACCGCTCCTCCGCGGCGCTCACCCGCTCGATCGCCGACCGCTACAACATCCCCAAGGACCGCGCGCACATCGTGGGCCATGTGGAGGTCCCGGGCAACGATCACACCGACCCCGGCCCGCACTGGGACTGGAACCGGTACATGCAGCTCGTGGGCGGCAGCACGACGGCCCCGCCGCAGCTCACCTTCTCCTCGTACGCCACCCTGCGCAACGGTTCCACGGGCGCCCAGGTCAGTGCCGCCCAGTGGCTCCTGGAAGCCCAGGGCCACGACGTGGGCCAGGTGGACGGCCAGTTCGGTTCCGGGACGGCCGCCGCCGTCCGCGCGTTCCAGACGGCGAAGGGCCTCTCCGCGGACTCGACGGTGGGCCCGAAGACCTGGACGGCGCTGCTCTCGGCCGGTGCCCGGCCGGCGCTGAAGCAGGGCTCCACCGGCGAGGCCGTGCAGCGCGTCCAGCGTGCGCTGACGGCCGCGCTCGGCCGGACCGTCGCCGCCGACGGCATCTTCGGCTCGGGCACCGCGCAGGCGGTACGCGACTACCAGTCGACCCGCGGCCTGGACCCGGACTCCGAGGTGGGCCCGCTGACCTGGGGCGCGCTCCAGGCCGGGCGCTGA